The proteins below come from a single Myxococcota bacterium genomic window:
- a CDS encoding DUF3488 and transglutaminase-like domain-containing protein, with translation MSARVADARPLSAWVLVVVASAALWITGQLAPGVVAVQLAALAFTAHSRTAPRALQRNDWLLNVLMMGITATTIAVALRGRATTVALAHFAALTQVLQLFDARPRKSEFLLVALALFQVILAANLTDSVLFPPLLVVFTVSATWTLLVHTLRTEAVAHGAARAPDAAISPALARTTFVATLASIALALVFFVALPRMRTSVWSGGGRGAIALSGFRDRVELGAVDRIERDETPVLRVETLEGPPPAPADAYWRGLAFDAFDGRRWSVSHVRGRPPRTLVAGPPRLGVDLAGGPSAPPRATLVQRVLREPVAAGVVFAAGSARRVEGALDRLERDANGGLYAPGQAADRVQYTIWTALAPRDDAALAADVATPPERDGSAARFLALPPLDPAIGALARDIARDAPNDAARAAALEAWLRANGRYALSPPVVAEGGARSPVEVFLLESRTGHCEYFASAMAVLARELGLPARLVNGFAGGRPNLLGGFTTVSRADAHAWVEVHFARAGWVRYDPTPPDARLRAEGPLGLRERAAQLADALETWWFRRVVEFDAADQMSAVRRALAAWAGLRERAHGARADATGAVARWRPSREAAAGALGAVAIAALVVAAAVQRRRAAAWGDVPSSYRRALRLLARRGLARGASQTARDFARACAPALDAPAARALDELTESYLAERFGARADAALAATRALARLEAALRAAPGRDARRATGGHPPAAGDAAGARGA, from the coding sequence GTGAGCGCGCGCGTCGCCGACGCGCGGCCGCTCTCGGCCTGGGTGCTGGTCGTCGTCGCGAGCGCCGCGCTCTGGATCACGGGCCAGCTCGCGCCCGGCGTCGTCGCCGTGCAGCTCGCCGCCCTCGCGTTCACGGCGCACTCCCGCACCGCGCCGCGCGCGCTGCAGCGCAACGACTGGCTGCTCAACGTGCTGATGATGGGCATCACCGCCACGACGATCGCGGTCGCGCTCCGCGGTCGCGCGACGACCGTGGCGCTCGCGCACTTCGCCGCGCTCACGCAGGTGCTGCAGCTCTTCGATGCGCGGCCGCGCAAGAGCGAGTTCCTGCTCGTCGCGCTCGCGCTCTTCCAGGTGATCCTCGCCGCCAACCTGACGGACAGCGTGCTGTTCCCGCCGCTGCTCGTCGTGTTCACGGTCTCCGCCACGTGGACGCTGCTCGTGCACACGCTGCGCACCGAGGCCGTCGCCCACGGCGCCGCGCGCGCGCCCGATGCCGCGATCTCGCCCGCGCTCGCGCGCACGACGTTCGTCGCGACGCTCGCGTCGATCGCGCTCGCGCTCGTCTTCTTCGTCGCGCTCCCGCGCATGCGCACGTCCGTCTGGAGCGGAGGCGGCCGCGGCGCGATCGCGCTCTCGGGCTTCCGCGATCGCGTCGAGCTCGGCGCCGTCGATCGCATCGAGCGCGACGAGACCCCCGTACTGCGCGTCGAGACGCTCGAGGGCCCGCCGCCCGCGCCCGCCGACGCGTACTGGCGCGGCCTCGCGTTCGATGCGTTCGACGGGCGGCGCTGGTCGGTCTCGCACGTCCGGGGACGGCCGCCGCGCACGCTCGTCGCAGGCCCGCCGCGGCTCGGCGTCGACCTCGCGGGCGGCCCTTCCGCCCCGCCGCGGGCGACGCTCGTGCAGCGCGTGCTGCGCGAGCCCGTCGCGGCCGGCGTCGTCTTCGCGGCCGGGAGCGCGCGGCGCGTCGAGGGCGCGCTCGACCGCCTCGAGCGCGACGCGAACGGTGGCCTCTACGCCCCCGGCCAGGCCGCCGACCGCGTGCAGTACACGATCTGGACGGCCCTCGCGCCGCGCGACGATGCGGCGCTCGCCGCCGACGTCGCCACGCCGCCCGAGCGCGACGGCTCCGCCGCGCGCTTCCTCGCGCTGCCGCCCCTCGACCCGGCGATCGGCGCACTCGCCCGCGACATCGCGCGCGACGCGCCGAACGACGCCGCGCGCGCGGCCGCGCTCGAGGCGTGGCTGCGCGCGAACGGACGCTATGCGCTGTCGCCGCCCGTCGTCGCGGAGGGCGGCGCGCGCTCCCCGGTCGAGGTCTTCCTGCTCGAGAGCCGCACCGGCCACTGCGAGTACTTCGCGAGCGCGATGGCCGTGCTCGCGCGCGAGCTCGGCCTCCCGGCGCGGCTCGTCAACGGCTTCGCGGGCGGGCGCCCGAACCTCCTGGGCGGCTTCACGACGGTGTCGCGCGCGGACGCGCACGCGTGGGTCGAGGTGCACTTCGCGCGCGCGGGCTGGGTGCGGTACGACCCGACGCCGCCCGATGCGCGGCTGCGCGCGGAGGGTCCGCTCGGCCTGCGCGAACGCGCCGCGCAGCTCGCCGACGCGCTCGAGACGTGGTGGTTCCGGCGGGTCGTCGAGTTCGACGCCGCAGACCAGATGTCGGCCGTGCGGCGCGCGCTCGCAGCCTGGGCCGGATTGCGCGAGCGCGCGCACGGCGCGCGCGCGGACGCGACCGGCGCCGTCGCGCGCTGGCGACCGTCGCGCGAGGCGGCGGCCGGTGCGCTCGGCGCAGTCGCGATCGCCGCGCTCGTCGTCGCGGCGGCCGTCCAGCGCCGGCGCGCCGCGGCGTGGGGCGACGTGCCTTCGAGCTACCGCCGCGCGCTGCGCCTGCTCGCGCGGCGCGGCCTCGCGCGCGGCGCCTCGCAGACCGCGCGCGATTTCGCGCGCGCCTGCGCACCCGCGCTCGACGCCCCCGCGGCGCGCGCGCTCGACGAGCTCACGGAGTCCTACCTCGCGGAGCGCTTCGGCGCGCGCGCGGACGCCGCGCTCGCGGCGACCCGCGCACTCGCGCGGCTCGAAGCGGCGCTCCGCGCCGCGCCCGGCCGCGATGCGCGACGCGCGACGGGCGGGCACCCGCCGGCCGCGGGCGACGCCGCGGGAGCGCGCGGCGCCTAG
- a CDS encoding DUF58 domain-containing protein, translating to MPGRRPVPPAPSRAQRLRRAVSLALRPPRRLRPTRAGWCFFAIALGVGFAALNTGNNLLYLVLSLLLAFLVLSGVLSESALRGIEVRRRLPRELHAGATAHVAIEIRNAQRRVPAFAVVVEDCLGSDPDARLERAPRAGRCFALRIAPGAVERRGYGFVPEARGQLDFAGIRVSTRFPFGLFSKERTVRLPGSADVFPALEPGAPPAPPAALADEDGARAKRARAGGEVSAVRELEPGDSLRRVHWRASLRRQQLLVRDPEASESARVVVRLATADGPHADVFEARVRRAAAQVVAHLERGDDVGLATDTESIAPASGDAQRLRLLGFLAFVEPDGANAAPASPRSAGGERAA from the coding sequence GTGCCCGGCCGGCGTCCCGTCCCGCCCGCGCCCTCGCGCGCGCAGCGGCTGCGCCGCGCGGTGTCGCTCGCGCTGCGACCGCCGCGGCGACTGCGCCCGACGCGCGCCGGCTGGTGCTTCTTCGCGATCGCGCTCGGCGTCGGCTTCGCCGCGCTCAACACGGGCAACAACCTGCTCTACCTCGTGCTGTCGCTCCTGCTCGCCTTCCTCGTGCTGTCGGGCGTGCTGAGCGAGTCCGCGCTGCGCGGCATCGAGGTGCGCCGGCGCCTCCCGCGCGAGCTGCACGCGGGCGCGACCGCGCACGTCGCGATCGAGATCCGCAACGCGCAGCGCCGCGTGCCCGCCTTCGCCGTCGTCGTCGAGGACTGCCTCGGGAGCGACCCCGACGCGCGCCTCGAGCGCGCGCCGCGGGCCGGTCGCTGCTTCGCGCTGCGGATCGCACCGGGTGCGGTGGAGCGGCGCGGCTACGGCTTCGTCCCGGAAGCCCGAGGGCAGCTCGACTTCGCGGGAATCCGGGTGTCTACGCGCTTCCCCTTCGGACTCTTCTCGAAGGAACGGACGGTCCGGCTCCCGGGCTCGGCGGACGTCTTCCCCGCGCTCGAGCCGGGCGCGCCGCCCGCACCGCCCGCCGCCCTCGCCGACGAGGACGGCGCGCGCGCGAAGCGCGCGCGCGCGGGCGGTGAGGTGAGCGCGGTGCGCGAGCTCGAGCCCGGCGACTCGCTGCGGCGCGTGCACTGGAGGGCCTCGCTGCGGCGCCAGCAGCTGCTCGTCCGCGACCCGGAGGCGAGCGAGTCGGCCCGCGTCGTCGTGCGCCTCGCGACGGCCGACGGACCGCATGCCGACGTCTTCGAGGCGCGCGTGCGCCGCGCGGCCGCACAGGTCGTCGCGCACCTCGAGCGGGGCGACGACGTCGGCCTCGCGACGGACACCGAGTCGATCGCCCCCGCATCGGGCGACGCGCAGCGCCTGCGCCTGCTCGGCTTCCTCGCCTTCGTCGAGCCCGACGGCGCGAATGCCGCGCCCGCCTCGCCCCGCAGCGCGGGCGGGGAGCGCGCGGCGTGA
- a CDS encoding 7-carboxy-7-deazaguanine synthase QueE, with translation MAVGASDARERRRAEAGGTAVEANVVEIFASAQGEGPYVGAATVFVRLGECDLRCAWCDSPTTWRPAREARIERAPGTGEFDVAPNPLAIERIDEAIGALAPVGEGFVSLTGGEPLLQPAAVRALALRARARGLASYLETHGLAVDALREVVDAIDVVSMDWKLASDVARAPAPRGEASAVATVGREGVEGFEGFDAAHAAFLALAAERAGEVYVKIVVSPNTRDDEVERACRAIARTAPEVLLVLQPVTPFAKVREGSSAARMLGLQRSCAQWLADVRIIPQTHRAYGAL, from the coding sequence ATGGCCGTCGGAGCGAGCGACGCGCGCGAGCGGCGAAGGGCCGAGGCCGGCGGGACGGCGGTCGAGGCGAACGTCGTCGAGATCTTCGCGTCGGCGCAGGGCGAGGGGCCCTACGTCGGCGCGGCGACGGTCTTCGTCCGGCTCGGCGAGTGCGACCTGCGCTGCGCGTGGTGCGACTCGCCGACGACCTGGCGGCCCGCGCGCGAGGCGCGCATCGAGCGCGCGCCCGGCACCGGCGAGTTCGACGTCGCGCCGAACCCGCTCGCGATCGAGCGCATCGACGAGGCGATCGGTGCCCTCGCGCCGGTGGGCGAGGGCTTCGTGAGCCTGACGGGAGGCGAGCCGCTCCTGCAGCCGGCGGCCGTGCGCGCGCTCGCGCTCCGCGCGCGCGCACGCGGGCTCGCGTCCTACCTCGAGACGCACGGCCTCGCGGTCGACGCGCTGCGCGAGGTCGTCGACGCGATCGACGTCGTCTCGATGGACTGGAAGCTCGCGAGCGACGTCGCGCGCGCGCCCGCGCCGCGCGGCGAGGCCTCCGCGGTCGCGACCGTCGGACGCGAAGGCGTCGAAGGTTTCGAAGGTTTCGATGCCGCGCACGCGGCCTTCCTGGCGCTCGCCGCCGAGCGCGCCGGCGAGGTGTACGTGAAGATCGTCGTCTCGCCGAACACGCGCGACGACGAGGTCGAGCGCGCGTGCCGCGCGATCGCGCGGACGGCGCCCGAGGTGCTGCTCGTGCTGCAGCCGGTGACGCCGTTCGCGAAGGTGCGCGAGGGCTCGAGCGCCGCGCGCATGCTCGGCCTGCAGCGCAGCTGCGCGCAGTGGCTCGCCGACGTTCGCATCATTCCGCAGACGCACCGCGCCTACGGCGCGCTCTAG